Proteins encoded together in one Hymenobacter monticola window:
- a CDS encoding DUF4230 domain-containing protein encodes MNLIRLIRRLLPLLFLVGLGWFLWKKVGPTLNDLNPLADTEPRVTVTHNTVLTQVEALGRLELVRYRFKDVVEYRRRTYRFLPESKVALVVGGEAVGCIDLRKLKPQDVVLEGDSVVRVSLPAPELCSFQINHNQSRVFNTENGFFKDAELVDEGYKYAEAQVRNAALQSGILAQTQRNAEQILVPMLRTLTGRRVILGQQMTLPKAGPKQ; translated from the coding sequence ATGAACCTTATTCGATTAATCCGCCGCCTGTTGCCGCTGCTGTTTCTAGTCGGGCTGGGCTGGTTTCTTTGGAAGAAAGTGGGGCCTACCCTAAACGACCTCAACCCCCTGGCCGACACCGAGCCCCGCGTCACGGTCACGCACAACACGGTGCTCACGCAGGTGGAGGCCCTGGGCCGGCTGGAACTGGTGCGCTACCGCTTCAAGGACGTGGTGGAGTACCGGCGCCGCACCTACCGCTTTTTGCCCGAGTCGAAGGTGGCGCTGGTGGTGGGCGGCGAAGCGGTGGGCTGCATCGACTTGCGCAAGCTCAAGCCCCAGGACGTGGTGCTCGAAGGCGACTCCGTTGTCCGGGTGTCGTTGCCAGCGCCCGAGCTGTGCTCGTTCCAGATTAACCACAACCAAAGCCGCGTTTTCAACACCGAAAACGGCTTTTTCAAAGATGCTGAGCTGGTGGACGAAGGCTACAAGTACGCCGAAGCCCAGGTGCGCAACGCCGCGCTGCAATCCGGCATACTGGCCCAAACCCAGCGCAACGCCGAGCAGATTCTGGTGCCCATGCTGCGCACCCTCACCGGCCGCCGCGTGATACTGGGCCAGCAAATGACGCTGCCCAAAGCCGGCCCCAAGCAGTAG
- a CDS encoding regulatory protein RecX codes for MFKNPDKAPKQYTPGEALQKIAAFCAYQERTFKEVEQKLRSYGLDEDEAGEIIIRLSREKLLDEQRFAQAFVRGHYRHKKWGRRRIVQELKQKGISEFCIKAGLKEIDGDEYYQNLVDVAEKKDRQEKEKNPRVRRQKIAQYLTGKGYEQDLIKMVLDDLGKVPEDDEE; via the coding sequence ATGTTCAAGAATCCCGACAAAGCGCCCAAGCAGTACACGCCCGGCGAAGCCCTGCAAAAAATTGCCGCCTTCTGCGCCTATCAGGAGCGCACCTTCAAGGAAGTGGAGCAGAAGCTGCGCTCCTATGGCCTCGACGAGGACGAAGCCGGCGAAATCATCATCCGCCTCAGCCGCGAGAAGCTGCTCGACGAGCAGCGGTTTGCCCAGGCGTTTGTGCGCGGCCACTACCGCCACAAGAAGTGGGGCCGGCGCCGCATTGTGCAGGAGCTCAAGCAGAAAGGCATCAGCGAGTTCTGCATCAAGGCGGGCCTGAAGGAAATTGACGGCGATGAGTACTACCAGAACCTGGTGGACGTGGCCGAGAAAAAAGACCGGCAGGAAAAAGAGAAAAACCCGCGCGTCCGCCGCCAGAAAATCGCGCAGTACCTCACGGGCAAAGGCTACGAGCAGGACCTGATTAAAATGGTGCTCGATGACCTGGGCAAGGTGCCGGAAGACGACGAGGAATAG